The following proteins are co-located in the Gorilla gorilla gorilla isolate KB3781 chromosome 18, NHGRI_mGorGor1-v2.1_pri, whole genome shotgun sequence genome:
- the ZNF174 gene encoding zinc finger protein 174 isoform X1 produces the protein MAAKMEITLSSNTEASSKQERHIIAKLEEKPGPTLQKNCPDPELCRQSFRRFCYQEVSGPQEALSQLRQLCRQWLQPELHTKEQILELLVMEQFLTILPPEIQARVRHQCPMSSKEIVTLVEDFHRASKKPKQWVAVCMQGQKVLLEKTGSQLGEQELPDFQLQTPRRDLRESSPAEPSQTGAYDRLSPHHWEKSPLLQEPTPKLAGTEAPRMRSDNKENPQQEGAKGAKPCAVSAGRSKGNGLQNPEPRGANMNEPRLSRRQVSPPNAQKPFAHYQRHCRVEYISSPLKSHPLRELKKSKGGKRSLSNRLQHLGHQPTRSAKKPYKCDDCGKSFTWNSELKRHKRVHTGERPYTCGECGNCFGRQSTLKLHQRIHTGEKPYQCGQCGKSFRQSSNLHQHHRLHHGD, from the exons ATGGCAGCTAAAATGGAGATAACTTTAAGCTCCAACACTGAAGCTTCCTCCAAGCAAGAGAGACACATAATAGCCAAACTAGAAGAGAAACCGGGGCCTACTCTGCAAAAAAACTGCCCAGATCCTGAGCTCTGCCGCCAGAGCTTCAGACGCTTTTGTTATCAAGAGGTGTCTGGACCCCAAGAGGCGCTCTCCCAGCTCCGACAGCTCTGCCGTCAGTGGTTGCAACCCGAGCTGCACACCAAGGAGCAGATTTTGGAGCTTCTGGTGATGGAGCAGTTCCTGACCATCCTGCCCCCGGAGATCCAGGCTCGGGTCAGGCATCAATGTCCAATGAGCAGCAAGGAGATTGTGACCCTCGTGGAAGATTTTCACAGAGCATCCAAGAAACCAAAGCAGTGG GTGGCCGTTTGTATGCAGGGGCAAAAGGTGCTCTTGGAGAAAACTGGATCTCAGCTTGGAGAACAGGAACTGCCAGACTTTCAACTGCAGACTCCTAGGAGAGATCTCAGGGAGAGCTCTCCAGCAGAGCCTTCCCAGACAGGAGCTTATGACCGGCTGAGCCCCCATCATTGGGAGAAATCCCCACTCCTCCAAGAACCAACCCCCAAATTGGCTGGGACAG AGGCCCCCAGAATGAGAAGTGACAACAAGGAAAATCCACAACAGGAAGGGGCTAAAGGAGCAAAGCCTTGTGCAGTGTCAGCTGGCAGATCCAAAGGGAATGGTCTGCAGAATCCTGAACCAAGAGGGGCAAATATGAATGAACCTCGGTTGTCACGGAGGCAGGTCAGCCCCCCAAATGCTCAAAAGCCATTTGCTCACTACCAGAGACATTGCAGGGTGGAATACATCAGCAGCCCCCTAAAAAGCCACCCACTGAGAGAGctaaagaaaagcaaaggaggTAAACGGAGTCTGAGCAACCGTTTGCAACATCTTGGTCACCAGCCCACCCGCTCAGcaaagaaaccctacaaatgtgatgaCTGTGGGAAAAGCTTCACGTGGAATTCAGAGCTGAAGAGACACAAGAGAGTCCACACAGGAGAGAGACCCTACACGTGCGGAGAGTGTGGAAACTGCTTTGGGCGGCAGTCAACCCTGAAGCTGCACCAGAGGatccacactggagagaagccatACCAGTGTGGCCAGTGTGGGAAAAGCTTTCGCCAGAGCTCAAACCTTCACCAGCATCACAGGCTTCACCATGGGGACTAA
- the ZNF174 gene encoding zinc finger protein 174 isoform X3 gives MAAKMEITLSSNTEASSKQERHIIAKLEEKPGPTLQKNCPDPELCRQSFRRFCYQEVSGPQEALSQLRQLCRQWLQPELHTKEQILELLVMEQFLTILPPEIQARVRHQCPMSSKEIVTLVEDFHRASKKPKQWVAVCMQGQKVLLEKTGSQLGEQELPDFQLQTPRRDLRESSPAEPSQTGAYDRLSPHHWEKSPLLQEPTPKLAGTELLIEKTDPNMATDELPCKLWLSFIA, from the exons ATGGCAGCTAAAATGGAGATAACTTTAAGCTCCAACACTGAAGCTTCCTCCAAGCAAGAGAGACACATAATAGCCAAACTAGAAGAGAAACCGGGGCCTACTCTGCAAAAAAACTGCCCAGATCCTGAGCTCTGCCGCCAGAGCTTCAGACGCTTTTGTTATCAAGAGGTGTCTGGACCCCAAGAGGCGCTCTCCCAGCTCCGACAGCTCTGCCGTCAGTGGTTGCAACCCGAGCTGCACACCAAGGAGCAGATTTTGGAGCTTCTGGTGATGGAGCAGTTCCTGACCATCCTGCCCCCGGAGATCCAGGCTCGGGTCAGGCATCAATGTCCAATGAGCAGCAAGGAGATTGTGACCCTCGTGGAAGATTTTCACAGAGCATCCAAGAAACCAAAGCAGTGG GTGGCCGTTTGTATGCAGGGGCAAAAGGTGCTCTTGGAGAAAACTGGATCTCAGCTTGGAGAACAGGAACTGCCAGACTTTCAACTGCAGACTCCTAGGAGAGATCTCAGGGAGAGCTCTCCAGCAGAGCCTTCCCAGACAGGAGCTTATGACCGGCTGAGCCCCCATCATTGGGAGAAATCCCCACTCCTCCAAGAACCAACCCCCAAATTGGCTGGGACAG AACTTCTTATAGAAAAGACAGATCCAAATATGGCCACAGATGAACTTCCATGCAAGCTATGGCTGAGTTTCATTGCTTAA
- the ZNF174 gene encoding zinc finger protein 174 isoform X2: protein MAAKMEITLSSNTEASSKQERHIIAKLEEKPGPTLQKNCPDPELCRQSFRRFCYQEVSGPQEALSQLRQLCRQWLQPELHTKEQILELLVMEQFLTILPPEIQARVRHQCPMSSKEIVTLVEDFHRASKKPKQWVAVCMQGQKVLLEKTGSQLGEQELPDFQLQTPRRDLRESSPAEPSQTGAYDRLSPHHWEKSPLLQEPTPKLAGTDLLILNILYKWNHTGRAQWLTPVIPALWEAEAGGSLRLRSSRPAWATWRNPVSTKNAKISGAWCCTPVIPAAWGS, encoded by the exons ATGGCAGCTAAAATGGAGATAACTTTAAGCTCCAACACTGAAGCTTCCTCCAAGCAAGAGAGACACATAATAGCCAAACTAGAAGAGAAACCGGGGCCTACTCTGCAAAAAAACTGCCCAGATCCTGAGCTCTGCCGCCAGAGCTTCAGACGCTTTTGTTATCAAGAGGTGTCTGGACCCCAAGAGGCGCTCTCCCAGCTCCGACAGCTCTGCCGTCAGTGGTTGCAACCCGAGCTGCACACCAAGGAGCAGATTTTGGAGCTTCTGGTGATGGAGCAGTTCCTGACCATCCTGCCCCCGGAGATCCAGGCTCGGGTCAGGCATCAATGTCCAATGAGCAGCAAGGAGATTGTGACCCTCGTGGAAGATTTTCACAGAGCATCCAAGAAACCAAAGCAGTGG GTGGCCGTTTGTATGCAGGGGCAAAAGGTGCTCTTGGAGAAAACTGGATCTCAGCTTGGAGAACAGGAACTGCCAGACTTTCAACTGCAGACTCCTAGGAGAGATCTCAGGGAGAGCTCTCCAGCAGAGCCTTCCCAGACAGGAGCTTATGACCGGCTGAGCCCCCATCATTGGGAGAAATCCCCACTCCTCCAAGAACCAACCCCCAAATTGGCTGGGACAG atttgcttattctgaacattttatacaaatggaatcacacaggccgggcacagtggctcacgcctgtaatcccagcactttgggaggccgaggcaggcggatcacttaggctcaggagttcgagaccagcctgggcaacatggcgaaatcctgtctctacaaaaaatgcaaaaattagcggggcatggtgctgcacacctgtaatcccagctgcttgggggagctga